From the Desulfobacterales bacterium genome, one window contains:
- a CDS encoding response regulator, which produces MSKAVLIAESNEMLSRALSDTLSFMGFSIIGKTPLRSRVVALAEKTKPDLLLFDLALSGEGMAGLSDIQRLKQQLPELKILLLGFHESTDQIETKIADAGFNGLWNKCEGRACLIEKLKLLFP; this is translated from the coding sequence ATGTCAAAAGCGGTCCTGATTGCCGAATCCAATGAGATGTTATCAAGGGCGCTGTCGGACACCTTATCCTTTATGGGATTTTCGATTATCGGCAAAACCCCCCTGAGAAGCCGTGTCGTGGCATTGGCAGAAAAAACCAAGCCGGATCTTTTGTTGTTTGATTTAGCGCTTTCAGGCGAGGGCATGGCCGGGCTTTCGGATATTCAGCGCCTTAAACAACAGCTTCCGGAATTAAAAATTCTGCTTCTGGGCTTCCATGAATCGACCGATCAGATCGAAACGAAAATCGCTGATGCCGGCTTTAACGGATTATGGAACAAATGCGAGGGCCGGGCTTGTTTAATTGAAAAATTGAAACTGCTTTTTCCTTAA
- a CDS encoding superoxide dismutase [Ni], which produces MKRMISVTGVAMLLFLIGLLPASQAGAHCEIPCGIYDDHLRIAMIAEDATTIEKAMKQIKELSEQKPVNYNQLVRWVVNKEAHADKIQEVVYQYFLAQRIKPDADKYEEKLKLLHKLLVTAMQCKQTVDLSHVETLRTLLKSFETLYFGPAHP; this is translated from the coding sequence ATGAAACGGATGATCAGCGTGACGGGCGTGGCGATGCTGCTTTTTCTCATCGGCCTGCTGCCGGCGTCTCAAGCGGGCGCGCATTGTGAAATCCCCTGCGGGATCTATGATGACCATCTGCGTATCGCGATGATCGCAGAGGATGCGACCACGATCGAAAAAGCCATGAAGCAGATAAAAGAGTTGAGCGAACAAAAACCCGTCAATTATAACCAACTGGTGCGATGGGTCGTCAACAAGGAAGCGCACGCCGATAAAATCCAGGAGGTTGTTTATCAGTACTTTTTGGCCCAGCGAATCAAGCCGGACGCCGACAAATACGAGGAGAAACTCAAACTCTTGCATAAACTGCTGGTCACGGCCATGCAGTGCAAGCAAACCGTTGACTTGTCTCACGTGGAGACGTTGCGTACCCTGTTGAAGTCGTTTGAGACCCTGTACTTTGGACCCGCCCATCCGTAG
- a CDS encoding PAS domain S-box protein, which yields MNDQFSDEKIARRIEALRAEKDTVLNAYNDLKASERMYRLILESISDAVVLTDAGGNITYASPNTTTVIGLSCEQVSASGTIYCLLNADVRDIPALKGKGDVVHREWVISEKSGHQRVLSIRIHPVESKPGSALYVMRDITGTVRSEHVEIALRESETRFRMVVENSWDGIHQLDLRTGRYIFMSPSRERLSGFRSEEQIRSMTEFERRLHPEDRIAFGTYLAGIIAGEVIEKTIEYRWQVKSGAYRWFSDSRRAVFDENGKAVALIGVSRDITESKNIQAALEVSKRELEKTVAERTAELELRNRQLHELSRHTISAMENDRKALSKEIHDSIGGSLSAIKMMLETRLHEHFKLLLPDEEITSLEQIIGYLADTIKESKRISHQMRSLALDDFGLTAAISENIKNFKQFYTDIAVDFQINVSREDIPDEITTVIYRIVQEALNNVGKHSSAGKVRIELAESDNRLSLKVEDDGCGFDVLQALDLDQTMSGFGLRSMKERVEICNGEFRVTSEPGKGTILFASIPNGPLNSGRSAFSAAGRVQGAKT from the coding sequence ATGAATGATCAATTCAGCGATGAAAAAATAGCGCGGCGGATCGAGGCGCTCAGAGCGGAGAAAGATACGGTTTTGAACGCCTATAATGATTTGAAGGCATCTGAAAGGATGTATCGCCTCATCCTGGAAAGCATATCGGACGCGGTGGTGCTTACCGATGCCGGGGGAAACATCACGTATGCCAGCCCCAATACCACGACGGTGATAGGCCTTTCCTGTGAGCAGGTGAGTGCGTCGGGGACCATTTATTGTCTGTTGAATGCCGATGTCCGGGACATTCCGGCGCTGAAAGGAAAAGGAGACGTCGTCCACAGGGAATGGGTGATCTCCGAAAAATCCGGTCATCAACGGGTGCTGTCCATCCGCATTCATCCGGTCGAGAGCAAACCCGGCAGTGCGCTGTATGTGATGCGCGATATCACGGGGACGGTACGGTCGGAACACGTGGAAATAGCCTTGCGGGAAAGCGAAACACGGTTTCGCATGGTGGTGGAAAACTCATGGGACGGTATTCACCAACTGGATCTGCGAACTGGTCGTTATATATTCATGAGCCCTTCCCGGGAAAGGCTGTCGGGGTTCAGATCCGAAGAACAGATAAGATCGATGACGGAATTTGAAAGGCGCCTTCATCCCGAAGACCGCATCGCTTTTGGCACCTATCTGGCAGGGATCATAGCCGGTGAGGTAATTGAAAAAACAATTGAATATCGATGGCAGGTTAAAAGCGGCGCTTACCGTTGGTTCAGCGACAGCCGCCGCGCCGTATTTGATGAAAACGGCAAGGCGGTTGCATTGATCGGCGTCAGCCGGGACATCACCGAATCCAAAAATATTCAAGCGGCACTCGAAGTGTCAAAAAGGGAACTTGAAAAGACCGTTGCCGAGCGAACCGCTGAATTGGAATTGCGCAACAGACAACTGCACGAGCTTTCGCGGCATACCATTTCAGCCATGGAAAACGATCGAAAAGCGCTGTCGAAGGAAATTCACGACAGTATCGGCGGCAGCCTGTCCGCAATTAAAATGATGCTGGAAACCAGGTTGCATGAGCACTTTAAACTGCTGTTGCCCGATGAGGAAATCACGTCGTTGGAACAAATCATCGGTTACCTGGCCGACACCATCAAGGAAAGCAAACGCATATCCCATCAGATGCGCTCACTGGCGCTCGACGATTTCGGACTGACGGCCGCGATCTCTGAAAACATAAAAAATTTCAAACAATTTTATACGGACATAGCGGTGGATTTTCAGATTAATGTGTCCCGGGAGGATATCCCCGATGAGATCACGACGGTTATCTACCGAATAGTTCAAGAAGCGCTGAACAATGTCGGGAAACACAGCAGCGCGGGCAAGGTGCGTATCGAGCTTGCTGAGTCGGACAATAGGCTTTCTCTCAAGGTTGAGGACGATGGATGCGGGTTTGATGTTCTTCAGGCGCTTGACCTGGATCAAACGATGAGCGGTTTTGGGCTGCGCAGCATGAAAGAGCGGGTTGAAATCTGCAACGGGGAATTTCGGGTAACTTCTGAACCGGGAAAGGGAACGATTCTGTTTGCATCGATACCGAATGGTCCCCTGAACAGTGGACGATCAGCATTCAGTGCTGCCGGGAGGGTTCAGGGAGCAAAAACTTAA